One genomic segment of Pedobacter endophyticus includes these proteins:
- a CDS encoding TlpA disulfide reductase family protein: MKKILLSAMALLPLTALAQKPFTLNGDIKGLKTGDKVYLIYQGDDKNVTDSTTVANGTFTFKGSLNAPTQGSLYLNKNPFVNRPAQGEKLDGLSFYVEPGNIKLTAPDSLKNATITGSTVNDDAKKLKALTKSVNDQLMAINTEYAGYTTEQKQNKETMDALRARYEKASEGMPALLLQFANANPKSYISLSAIGQLAGDPDQAVGAEKAFAALSPELKTTPIGKRIAQVFDASKKTAVGVMAMDFTQVDTAGKPVKLSDFKGKYVLVDFWASWCGPCRQENPNVVAAYNKFKDKGFTVLGVSLDGGTTKTTKAAWQKAIAADSLTWTHVSDLKGWSNEVAKMYGIQSIPANFLIDPTGKIIAKGLREQALQDKLQELLGNKSK, encoded by the coding sequence ATGAAGAAAATATTATTATCTGCAATGGCACTTTTGCCATTGACAGCACTAGCGCAAAAACCGTTTACCTTAAACGGTGACATAAAAGGCTTAAAAACTGGCGACAAAGTTTATCTGATTTATCAAGGCGACGATAAAAATGTAACCGATTCTACAACAGTAGCCAACGGTACTTTTACTTTTAAAGGAAGCTTAAACGCTCCAACACAAGGCAGTTTATACTTGAACAAAAATCCTTTTGTTAATCGCCCGGCCCAGGGTGAAAAATTAGATGGGTTATCGTTTTATGTGGAACCAGGAAACATTAAGTTAACTGCCCCCGATTCTTTAAAAAATGCAACAATTACAGGCTCAACAGTTAATGATGATGCGAAAAAATTAAAGGCATTGACAAAATCGGTTAACGATCAGTTAATGGCGATAAATACCGAATATGCTGGCTACACAACGGAGCAAAAGCAGAACAAGGAAACCATGGATGCTTTGAGGGCTCGCTACGAGAAAGCCTCGGAGGGAATGCCTGCACTGTTATTGCAATTTGCAAACGCAAATCCTAAATCATACATCAGTTTAAGCGCCATTGGGCAGTTGGCCGGCGATCCGGATCAGGCTGTTGGTGCAGAAAAAGCTTTTGCTGCACTATCTCCTGAGCTTAAAACAACGCCCATTGGTAAAAGAATTGCCCAGGTGTTCGACGCAAGCAAAAAGACTGCGGTTGGCGTAATGGCCATGGATTTTACACAAGTTGATACGGCAGGAAAGCCTGTAAAACTCTCAGATTTTAAAGGCAAATATGTGCTTGTAGATTTTTGGGCATCGTGGTGTGGCCCGTGCCGTCAAGAGAATCCAAATGTTGTAGCTGCGTATAACAAATTTAAAGATAAAGGCTTTACCGTTTTAGGCGTTTCGTTAGATGGAGGTACCACCAAAACAACGAAAGCGGCCTGGCAAAAGGCCATTGCAGCAGATAGCTTAACCTGGACACATGTTTCTGATTTAAAGGGATGGAGCAATGAGGTTGCCAAAATGTATGGCATACAATCTATTCCAGCCAACTTTTTAATTGATCCGACCGGAAAAATTATTGCAAAAGGTTTGAGAGAACAAGCGTTACAAGATAAGCTTCAGGAGCTGTTGGGAAACAAATCGAAGTAA
- a CDS encoding formimidoylglutamase: MSLTDFFSPLNPDSFTPKQGFFTSQLGLKATIYTESFPDFEENTYDLAIIGVLDGRGAVNNEGCALAPDYFREKLYKLNEGAFASRIVDLGNIKHGATIADTYIALKMVVSELIKKDIVPIIIGGGQDLTYGQYLGYEDLEQKVDLVVIDNQFDIGDDESEGIQTRSDCYLNKIFLHQPNYLFNYSNIGYQTYFVNQESLSMMDKLYFDVHRLGEFAQDITLTEPIIRNANMISFDLGAIRSADAAANANTTPNGFDGEEACRIARYAGMNDKLTSIGFYEFNPAYDNNGQTAFLLAQMVWYFIDGYYARKKDFPLTPKSQFMIYRTSLKDGSGEMMFVKSKKSDRWWMQVPYPSGQSKNERYHLVPCRYDDYQTAVNGEMPDLWWRTYQKLS; encoded by the coding sequence ATGTCGTTAACGGATTTCTTTTCGCCACTAAACCCCGATAGCTTTACCCCGAAGCAAGGATTTTTTACAAGTCAGCTTGGCCTAAAAGCAACTATCTACACCGAATCATTTCCCGATTTTGAGGAAAACACTTATGATCTGGCGATCATCGGCGTACTCGATGGACGGGGGGCGGTTAATAATGAGGGTTGTGCACTTGCGCCAGATTATTTTAGAGAGAAATTGTATAAGTTGAACGAAGGCGCCTTCGCCAGCCGAATTGTTGATTTGGGCAACATTAAACATGGCGCAACCATTGCCGATACTTACATTGCACTTAAAATGGTTGTTTCGGAACTTATTAAAAAAGATATCGTTCCGATTATTATCGGCGGAGGACAGGATTTAACTTATGGGCAATATTTGGGCTACGAGGATCTGGAACAGAAAGTTGATCTTGTAGTAATCGATAACCAGTTTGACATTGGCGATGACGAAAGCGAGGGAATTCAAACCCGATCAGACTGTTATTTAAATAAGATTTTTTTGCACCAACCCAATTATCTGTTCAACTATAGCAATATTGGTTATCAAACTTATTTTGTAAATCAGGAGAGTTTGAGTATGATGGATAAGCTTTATTTTGATGTTCATCGTTTGGGCGAATTTGCCCAGGATATTACCTTGACGGAGCCAATTATAAGAAACGCAAACATGATTAGCTTTGATTTGGGCGCTATCCGTTCGGCCGATGCGGCGGCAAATGCCAACACTACGCCCAATGGTTTCGATGGTGAAGAAGCTTGCAGAATTGCCCGTTATGCCGGAATGAATGATAAGCTCACTTCTATTGGCTTTTACGAGTTTAATCCGGCTTATGATAACAATGGCCAAACTGCTTTTTTATTGGCGCAAATGGTTTGGTACTTTATTGATGGTTATTATGCCCGCAAGAAAGACTTTCCGCTTACACCGAAATCGCAATTTATGATCTATCGAACGAGTTTGAAAGATGGCTCGGGCGAAATGATGTTTGTAAAAAGCAAAAAATCAGATCGTTGGTGGATGCAGGTTCCCTATCCATCGGGCCAGTCGAAAAACGAACGCTATCACCTGGTGCCGTGCCGGTATGATGATTACCAAACCGCAGTAAATGGCGAAATGCCTGATTTGTGGTGGCGAACCTATCAAAAACTGAGTTAA
- a CDS encoding NAD-dependent epimerase/dehydratase family protein, producing the protein MILVTGGTGFLGSELIKQLTDKGLAVRALKREQSKIPALIANNNLVEWFVADINEPSDLEDAFEGVTKVFHCAAFVSLSSKDKKRLFHVNIDGTSNIINLCIENNCRLLHVSSVAALGNAKKGNQITERDFWEYDAKAHAYGLSKYEGEMEVWRGINEGLNAVIVNPSVIIGKNAGFEGSGAIFKLIKDGFAYYTDGASGFVAVEDVARAMILLMDAEIAGERYIISSENIHYKDLFKEIAVGFDAEPPKKEAKPWMLGIAWRALKLASVFTGKEPAITKDTAKSSVTLSYYNNNKVIEQTGISFKPLAQSIKEITQFLK; encoded by the coding sequence ATGATACTGGTAACCGGAGGAACGGGATTTTTAGGGTCTGAATTAATAAAACAGTTGACCGATAAGGGCTTAGCTGTGCGGGCGCTAAAACGTGAACAATCCAAAATTCCGGCTCTGATTGCCAATAACAACTTAGTTGAGTGGTTCGTGGCCGATATAAACGAGCCGTCTGACCTGGAAGATGCTTTTGAAGGAGTTACAAAGGTGTTCCATTGTGCTGCCTTCGTATCGTTAAGTTCAAAAGATAAAAAGAGGCTTTTTCACGTTAACATCGATGGCACTTCGAACATCATCAATCTTTGTATCGAAAATAATTGCAGGCTGTTACATGTAAGTTCGGTTGCCGCCCTCGGTAACGCTAAAAAAGGCAATCAAATTACGGAAAGGGATTTTTGGGAATACGACGCCAAAGCGCATGCCTATGGGCTTTCGAAATATGAAGGCGAAATGGAGGTTTGGCGGGGAATAAACGAGGGATTGAACGCTGTTATCGTAAATCCATCGGTCATTATTGGTAAAAATGCAGGTTTTGAAGGTAGTGGGGCCATTTTTAAATTGATAAAAGACGGATTCGCTTACTATACTGATGGTGCATCGGGCTTTGTAGCTGTTGAAGATGTGGCCAGGGCAATGATTTTATTGATGGACGCGGAAATAGCGGGCGAGCGCTATATTATTTCTTCCGAAAACATTCATTATAAGGATTTATTTAAAGAGATAGCGGTTGGATTTGATGCCGAGCCACCTAAAAAAGAGGCTAAACCGTGGATGCTTGGCATAGCTTGGCGTGCCTTAAAACTCGCATCCGTTTTTACAGGTAAAGAGCCGGCGATAACAAAAGATACCGCAAAGAGCAGTGTAACATTAAGTTATTACAATAACAATAAAGTAATCGAGCAAACTGGAATTAGCTTTAAGCCCCTTGCTCAAAGTATAAAAGAAATTACCCAATTTTTAAAATAA